A window from Plectropomus leopardus isolate mb chromosome 21, YSFRI_Pleo_2.0, whole genome shotgun sequence encodes these proteins:
- the palmdb gene encoding mediator of RNA polymerase II transcription subunit 15 translates to METTEQSELAIDCVEKVAVVDSPEQGKDFSADDEQVCFETDILDFPGKTAMLGKLLTDLPASTSEIDKPDCSETTVCTEIPCQDQMEALILESGHEELNRNESITSSVSDTPSSADSVYENDAHRKRQDMPDPEQKQDTEPDQCPEPEQDPEPDQCPEPKQDPEPDQCPKPEQKPEPDQCPEPEQYPEPDQCPEPEQNPKLEQCPEPEQYREPEQYPEPGKYPKQEEDLELGHYPEPEQDLEAEQYPEPEQYPDLELHHEPDSEDNELNLGDDYQNVAIDTEEDQDILFEPPITEESILEQCIREDALSDVSNESCHDLEPDEMEECLRVEIAAASSDSEADEKWRTIFSSSINKEDDDSYLDSLQLSAQELFVQRVEVTDLEEPDNNNFEEVRFEVPQVEQVLEQPEDIISFPTPLQEVKYNPLGLQGLSKISEDESENGRDASHNHANHKHITADSNKKLPKDFCVIQETMSENVSTEHVDFQLARKQWREMEEQTMNKIVLPTTKQPSFHGSHSFMYTPVRNIERTHKKAHDLENLNLASDYPQTQFSPCSEDSGLDDSSYRSPYDDPETPVEREIRISMEREENFKRERGFSRMGKSTDCAPSRSMPRSISTPLTPSFIITSSPTKEPLKHEVSANNVIILDPSNDFTSGPRRDKDNMTAQSHEWCSEDSSSNVIILETSNLIIRSTSEFSLNKASEQPQEKVFLNNPFFKLRSRSTISLVDEEIKMVKQREDELRKERANLYGKDRFNTERIMSNHMDTLSFGHSVDVPVKCKSSPSSPMKTAYRMDRSALSCDHRFPEVYTGGRRKSAMALRWEAGEFTKND, encoded by the exons ATGGAAACCACTGAGCAATCAGAGCTGGCGATAGACTGTGTAGAGAAGGTCGCTGTGGTTGATTCACCTGAGCAGGGAAAGGACTTCAGTGCAGATGATGAGCAAGTTTGTTTTGAGACAGACATATTAGATTTCCCAGGGAAAACAGCAATGCTTGGCAAATTATTAACTGACCTGCCAGCCAGCACAAGTGAGATTGACAAGCCTGACTGCTCTGAGACCACTGTTTGCACTGAAATACCTTGTCAGGATCAAATGGAAGCTTTGATATTAGAATCAGGGCATGAAGAGCTGAACAGGAATGAGTCAATCACCTCATCTGTGTCAGACACGCCCTCCAGTGCTGACAGTGTTTATGAGAATGATGCTCATCGTAAGAGGCAGGACATGCCTGATCCTGAGCAAAAACAAGACACTGAACCAGACCAGTGTCCTGAGCCAGAGCAAGACCCTGAACCAGACCAGTGTCCTGAGCCAAAGCAAGACCCTGAACCAGACCAGTGTCCTAAGCCAGAGCAAAAACCTGAACCAGACCAGTGCCCTGAGCCAGAGCAATACCCTGAACCAGACCAGTGCCCTGAGCCAGAACAAAACCCCAAACTAGAGCAGTGTCCTGAGCCAGAGCAATACCGTGAACCAGAACAATACCCCGAGCCAGGAAAATACCCCAAGCAAGAGGAAGACCTTGAGCTGGGGCACTACCCTGAGCCAGAACAAGACCTTGAAGCAGAGCAGTACCCTGAGCCAGAGCAATATCCTGACCTAGAGTTACACCATGAGCCAGATTCTGAGGATAATGAGCTTAATCTCGGAGATGATTATCAAAATGTGGCAATAGACACAGAGGAAGACCAAGACATCCTATTTGAACCACCCATTACAGAGGAGTCGATATTAGAGCAGTGTATTCGGGAAGATGCATTGTCAGATGTTTCCAATGAATCCTGCCATGATCTTGAGCCTGATGAAATGGAAGAATGCCTTAGAGTTGAGATTGCAGCAGCTTCCTCAGACAGTGAGGCAGATGAAAAATGGAGAACAATATTCTCTTcttcaataaataaagaagatGATGACTCATATTTGGACAGTCTTCAGCTGAGTGCCCAGGAGCTCTTTGTGCAGAGGGTTGAGGTGACAGACCTTGAGGAACCAGACAACAACAATTTTGAAGAGGTACGTTTTGAGGTTCCACAAGTGGAGCAAGTTCTTGAACAACCTGAGGATATCATTTCCTTTCCTACCCCTCTACAAGAGGTTAAATACAACCCTTTAGGCCTCCAAGGTTTGTCTAAAATCTCTGAAGATGAGAGCGAAAATGGGAGAGATGCCAGTCATAACCACGCCAACCATAAGCACATCACTGCAGATTCTAACAAGAAGCTTCCGAAAGACTTCTGTGTGATACAAGAGACTATGAGCGAGAATGTTAGCACAGAGCATGTGGACTTCCAGCTGGCTCGCAAACAGTGGCGGGAAATGGAAGAGCAAACCATGAACAAGATTGTCTTACCTACAACCAAGCAGCCCAGCTTTCATGGCAGCCACAGCTTCATGTACACACCTGTCCGTAACATCGAAAGAACTCACAAGAAAGCACATGATCTGGAGAACTTGAATCTGGCTAGCGATTATCCTCAAACCCAATTCAGCCCTTGCTCAGAGGATTCTGGCCTGGACGATTCCAGTTACAGGTCCCCTTACGATGACCCAGAAACACCAGTAGAAAGGGAGATTCGCATATCAatggagagagaagaaaacttcaagagagagaggggctttTCCAGGATGGGCAAATCAACTGATTGTGCTCCATCACGAAGTATGCCTAGATCCATAAGCACTCCATTGACACCATCATTCATCATCACCTCCTCACCCACGAAGGAACCACTGAAACATGAAGTATCAGCAAACAATGTCATCATTCTCGACCCTAGCAATGACTTTACCTCCGGCCCCAGACGTGACAAAGACAATATGACAGCTCAGTCCCATGAGTGGTGCTCTGAGGACAGCAGCTCCAATGTCATCATCCTAGAGACATCCAATCTGATTATTCGCAGTACCTCTGAGTTCTCACTCAATAAAGCCAGCGAGCAACCCCAGGAAAAAGTGTTCCTTAACAATCCCTTTTTCAAACTGCGTTCAAGAAGCACAATATCACTGGTGGATGAAGAGATAAAGATGGTGAAGCAGAGGGAGGATGAGCTAAGGAAGGAGAGGGCCAATCTATATGGCAAAGACAGGTTCAATACAGAAAGGATAATGTCAAATCACATGGACACTTTGTCATTTGGCCATTCAG TTGATGTACCAGTGAAGTGCAAGTCCTCTCCATCATCACCAATGAAAACAGCCTACAGGATGGATCGCTCTGCTTTATCCTGTGATCACAGA TTTCCAGAGGTCTACACAGGAGGAAGACGCAAGAGTGCCATGGCTCTGCGTTGGGAGGCAGGCGAGTTTACAAAAAACGACTGA